A genome region from Hevea brasiliensis isolate MT/VB/25A 57/8 chromosome 7, ASM3005281v1, whole genome shotgun sequence includes the following:
- the LOC110659455 gene encoding uncharacterized protein LOC110659455 isoform X4 yields MLLQALTSIISFPNFHQHYHRRKTVLFCRVALNGSRSNGVMSTRTWWKRKNRRMTISASNVETSSLNVEKKRKVVEHICLLKAKQNLSEEEENDMLDYLYTSQYQMHGIVAISLDALFSVGRISNDTVENYTHAVFMRFQRKEDVAKFYENPFYLKVLKERVIPHCHGIINVDYESEVEDDILPIFRKGEEFNYGVEFVHLIAFDESASGAPVEDALVSLEKLMKEFPSLVVQSTQGSNFNVSSQEYTHAVVTRFRS; encoded by the exons ATGCTCCTTCAAGCCCTTACATCGATCATCTCCTTCCCCAATTTTCACCAGCATTATCACCGCCGAAAAACAGTTCTCTTCTGCCGTGTAGCTTTAAACG GTTCAAGATCGAATGGAGTAATGAGCACGCGTACTTGGTGGAAGAGGAAGAATCGAAGAATGACGATTTCAGCTTCCAATGTTGAGACTTCCAGTCTCAATGTGGAGAAGAAAAG AAAAGTTGTGGAACACATATGTTTGCTCAAAGCAAAGCAAAATTTGTCTGAAGAGGAGGAGAATGACATGCTAGATTATTTGTATACTTCCCAATATCAAATGCATGGAATTGTAGCAATATCTTTGG ATGCCCTATTTTCTGTAGGACGCATCTCCAATGACACTGTAGAAAATTATACACATGCTGTTTTCATGCGTTTCCAAAGAAAGGAAGATGTTGCGAAGTTTTATGAGAACCCTTTCTATTTGAAAGTTCTCAAGGAGCGTGTGATCCCTCACTGCCAT GGAATAATTAATGTGGATTATGAATCTGAAGTAGAAGATGATATTCTTCCTATATTTCGTAAAGGAGAG GAGTTCAACTATGGTGTAGAGTTTGTACATCTTATAGCATTTGATGAGAGTGCATCTGGTGCACCTGTTGAAGATGCATTGGTATCTCTTGAAAAGTTGATGAAAGAATTTCCATCCTTAGTTGTTCAGTCTACTCAAG GTTCCAATTTTAATGTCAGTAGTCAGGAATATACGCATGCAGTGGTGACAAGATTTCGATCAT AG
- the LOC110659455 gene encoding uncharacterized protein LOC110659455 isoform X2: MLLQALTSIISFPNFHQHYHRRKTVLFCRVALNGSRSNGVMSTRTWWKRKNRRMTISASNVETSSLNVEKKRKVVEHICLLKAKQNLSEEEENDMLDYLYTSQYQMHGIVAISLGRISNDTVENYTHAVFMRFQRKEDVAKFYENPFYLKVLKERVIPHCHGIINVDYESEVEDDILPIFRKGEEFNYGVEFVHLIAFDESASGAPVEDALVSLEKLMKEFPSLVVQSTQGSNFNVSSQEYTHAVVTRFRSSEAFEMFVGSAEYKDIWRSKFELIIKKALPIHFCVDPVGEEIM, translated from the exons ATGCTCCTTCAAGCCCTTACATCGATCATCTCCTTCCCCAATTTTCACCAGCATTATCACCGCCGAAAAACAGTTCTCTTCTGCCGTGTAGCTTTAAACG GTTCAAGATCGAATGGAGTAATGAGCACGCGTACTTGGTGGAAGAGGAAGAATCGAAGAATGACGATTTCAGCTTCCAATGTTGAGACTTCCAGTCTCAATGTGGAGAAGAAAAG AAAAGTTGTGGAACACATATGTTTGCTCAAAGCAAAGCAAAATTTGTCTGAAGAGGAGGAGAATGACATGCTAGATTATTTGTATACTTCCCAATATCAAATGCATGGAATTGTAGCAATATCTTTGG GACGCATCTCCAATGACACTGTAGAAAATTATACACATGCTGTTTTCATGCGTTTCCAAAGAAAGGAAGATGTTGCGAAGTTTTATGAGAACCCTTTCTATTTGAAAGTTCTCAAGGAGCGTGTGATCCCTCACTGCCAT GGAATAATTAATGTGGATTATGAATCTGAAGTAGAAGATGATATTCTTCCTATATTTCGTAAAGGAGAG GAGTTCAACTATGGTGTAGAGTTTGTACATCTTATAGCATTTGATGAGAGTGCATCTGGTGCACCTGTTGAAGATGCATTGGTATCTCTTGAAAAGTTGATGAAAGAATTTCCATCCTTAGTTGTTCAGTCTACTCAAG GTTCCAATTTTAATGTCAGTAGTCAGGAATATACGCATGCAGTGGTGACAAGATTTCGATCAT CAGAGGCATTTGAGATGTTTGTGGGCAGCGCAGAGTACAAAGAT ATATGGAGGTCAAAATTCGAGCTGATAATCAAGAAAGCACTTCCCATTCATTTCTGTGTTGATCCAGTAGGCGAGGAGATTATGTAG
- the LOC110659455 gene encoding uncharacterized protein LOC110659455 isoform X1 yields MLLQALTSIISFPNFHQHYHRRKTVLFCRVALNGSRSNGVMSTRTWWKRKNRRMTISASNVETSSLNVEKKRKVVEHICLLKAKQNLSEEEENDMLDYLYTSQYQMHGIVAISLDALFSVGRISNDTVENYTHAVFMRFQRKEDVAKFYENPFYLKVLKERVIPHCHGIINVDYESEVEDDILPIFRKGEEFNYGVEFVHLIAFDESASGAPVEDALVSLEKLMKEFPSLVVQSTQGSNFNVSSQEYTHAVVTRFRSSEAFEMFVGSAEYKDIWRSKFELIIKKALPIHFCVDPVGEEIM; encoded by the exons ATGCTCCTTCAAGCCCTTACATCGATCATCTCCTTCCCCAATTTTCACCAGCATTATCACCGCCGAAAAACAGTTCTCTTCTGCCGTGTAGCTTTAAACG GTTCAAGATCGAATGGAGTAATGAGCACGCGTACTTGGTGGAAGAGGAAGAATCGAAGAATGACGATTTCAGCTTCCAATGTTGAGACTTCCAGTCTCAATGTGGAGAAGAAAAG AAAAGTTGTGGAACACATATGTTTGCTCAAAGCAAAGCAAAATTTGTCTGAAGAGGAGGAGAATGACATGCTAGATTATTTGTATACTTCCCAATATCAAATGCATGGAATTGTAGCAATATCTTTGG ATGCCCTATTTTCTGTAGGACGCATCTCCAATGACACTGTAGAAAATTATACACATGCTGTTTTCATGCGTTTCCAAAGAAAGGAAGATGTTGCGAAGTTTTATGAGAACCCTTTCTATTTGAAAGTTCTCAAGGAGCGTGTGATCCCTCACTGCCAT GGAATAATTAATGTGGATTATGAATCTGAAGTAGAAGATGATATTCTTCCTATATTTCGTAAAGGAGAG GAGTTCAACTATGGTGTAGAGTTTGTACATCTTATAGCATTTGATGAGAGTGCATCTGGTGCACCTGTTGAAGATGCATTGGTATCTCTTGAAAAGTTGATGAAAGAATTTCCATCCTTAGTTGTTCAGTCTACTCAAG GTTCCAATTTTAATGTCAGTAGTCAGGAATATACGCATGCAGTGGTGACAAGATTTCGATCAT CAGAGGCATTTGAGATGTTTGTGGGCAGCGCAGAGTACAAAGAT ATATGGAGGTCAAAATTCGAGCTGATAATCAAGAAAGCACTTCCCATTCATTTCTGTGTTGATCCAGTAGGCGAGGAGATTATGTAG
- the LOC110659455 gene encoding uncharacterized protein LOC110659455 isoform X3, which yields MLLQALTSIISFPNFHQHYHRRKTVLFCRVALNGSRSNGVMSTRTWWKRKNRRMTISASNVETSSLNVEKKRKVVEHICLLKAKQNLSEEEENDMLDYLYTSQYQMHGIVAISLDALFSVGRISNDTVENYTHAVFMRFQRKEDVAKFYENPFYLKVLKERVIPHCHGIINVDYESEVEDDILPIFRKGEEFNYGVEFVHLIAFDESASGAPVEDALVSLEKLMKEFPSLVVQSTQGSNFNVSSQEYTHAVVTRFRSSEAFEMFVGSAEYKDLHMCFNEEINCK from the exons ATGCTCCTTCAAGCCCTTACATCGATCATCTCCTTCCCCAATTTTCACCAGCATTATCACCGCCGAAAAACAGTTCTCTTCTGCCGTGTAGCTTTAAACG GTTCAAGATCGAATGGAGTAATGAGCACGCGTACTTGGTGGAAGAGGAAGAATCGAAGAATGACGATTTCAGCTTCCAATGTTGAGACTTCCAGTCTCAATGTGGAGAAGAAAAG AAAAGTTGTGGAACACATATGTTTGCTCAAAGCAAAGCAAAATTTGTCTGAAGAGGAGGAGAATGACATGCTAGATTATTTGTATACTTCCCAATATCAAATGCATGGAATTGTAGCAATATCTTTGG ATGCCCTATTTTCTGTAGGACGCATCTCCAATGACACTGTAGAAAATTATACACATGCTGTTTTCATGCGTTTCCAAAGAAAGGAAGATGTTGCGAAGTTTTATGAGAACCCTTTCTATTTGAAAGTTCTCAAGGAGCGTGTGATCCCTCACTGCCAT GGAATAATTAATGTGGATTATGAATCTGAAGTAGAAGATGATATTCTTCCTATATTTCGTAAAGGAGAG GAGTTCAACTATGGTGTAGAGTTTGTACATCTTATAGCATTTGATGAGAGTGCATCTGGTGCACCTGTTGAAGATGCATTGGTATCTCTTGAAAAGTTGATGAAAGAATTTCCATCCTTAGTTGTTCAGTCTACTCAAG GTTCCAATTTTAATGTCAGTAGTCAGGAATATACGCATGCAGTGGTGACAAGATTTCGATCAT CAGAGGCATTTGAGATGTTTGTGGGCAGCGCAGAGTACAAAGAT TTGCACATGTGTTTTAATGAAGAGATTAACTGTAAATAG